GTGATAGTCTTTCCATCCTTTTTGCCGGTCATAATATTGCCAATGACTGTCTTCCCTGTATATTTTGTTCCAAGGGAGGCGGGTTCGGGAAGTAGCGCTTTAAGAAACCTTACCGGAACAATCTTGTGCCCCTCGTAGTCAACCTCGTCTATTCGCGTCATGCCGACGTTCCTGAGCACCCTCAAGTGGTTGAGATAATTATCAGAGAATGTCATCCAGAACCTGGCGCTTTTCAGTCCTTTTATATTTAGAACAAGTGACTCGAGTTCTTCGTGGTAGAGAAGATAGCTTTCCTTTGCCCCTGCTACCGGGTAATCAAAGCCGAAATGCACGCTGCCTTCCTCGATTATCGAGGGCGTCTCTATCCATTTCCCTTTTTCCCAGTGTCGTACTACCTGTGTTACCTCCCGGATATTAATCTCAGGATTGAAGTTTGTCGCAAACACATGACCGTGGGTTCCGGCATTACAGTCCAGTATGTCCAGATAATGTATCTCGTCGAAGAAATGCTTCTGGGCATAGGCGGTAAAGACATTCGTTACACCCGGGTCGAATCCTGAACCAAGAACTGCCATGATCCCTTTCTGCCTGAACTTCTCCTGGTATGCCCATTGCCAACTGTATTCAAAGTGGGCTTCATCCAGCGGCTCATAATTGGCGGTGTCTATATAGTGCACCCCTGTGGCCAGGCAGACATCCATAATATGCAGATCCTGATAGGGAAGTGCAAGATTAAGGACAAGGTCTGGTTGAAATCTATTTATAAGATCGGTGAGTTCTGATACATTGTCGGCATCAACCTGTGCTATTTGAATGTCTCTGCCATACCGCTCATTGATATCTTTCTTGATCGCCTCACACTTGGAGAGTGTCCTACTTCCAACCAATATTTCCGTGAAGACTTCAGGAATCTGCGCGCATTTGTGTGCTGCAACGGTCGCTATACCTCCAGCCCCGATTATCATTATTCTTCCACGGTTCCTTATATTATTCATAAACGCTCTCCTGGGCAACAAATTGCATTTGCTTTATTTTATACTATTTTTTAGCTTAATATCAATTTCCAGGGTATAAAATCAATCATAAATGCTATGCAGACGCTGTTTTACACTATCGAAAATAAAGAAGGCTGAAAACTGTGTAAAAAAAATTACATATAGGCTCGCTGGGCTAAACTGCCTTGCGGGGAAATATATGGGGTCAAATCTTTATCCTTGACTTTAGACAAGAGACCCCCCTTTGACATTTAAAGCTATGACTCCCTGCCGTTGATTGGTAATCCTATGCCAGATACACCGAAAAGCCTCAGCAACTTGGTGTCTCTGCATGACGTGGCTTGTCCACATCGATATAACTTAAGAGCGTGTAGATTAATTTAGCGGCAAGAAAATCGGGAGCTTTAGAATTTGATGGACAAAGCTCAACGACATCAAACCCGACGATTCGTTTTGACTTCGAGACAGCAAAGAGGAGCTTCATAACCTGATACCAGCCTAAACCGCCCGGCTCGGGAGTCCCTGTTGACGGCATGATACCCGGATCGAAGACATCAAGATCAATGGTGATATAAACGCTATCAGTCAGCAAGCTAACTGCATTGTTTATCCATTTGTCAGAATCGTGTATCTTATGTGCAAGAAATATCTTTTTATTGTCAACGCCAGAGAGCTCTGAGACGTCCATGCTGCGTATTCCTACAGAAACAATGTTCTTAGTAAACTCACGAACACGTGTTATAACGCAGGCATGATTATAACGGGTTCCCTGATATGAGTCGCGAGAGTCGGCATGGGCATCAAGGTGCAATATGCTTAGATCCTTATAGTACTTGGCATAGGACTTGATAACGCCAATAGAAACCGAGTGTTCGCCCCCAAGGGTTACTACAAGCTTATTGTCTTTAAGATAACTTGCGACTGCCGAATCGGTTTTTTCTATCAAAACAGAAGAGGAGGCCGAATGGATCGGTTTGGCAGTAAAAATTCCCTTCCTGAAAACCTCGCTATCGGTCTCTATATCGTAGAGTTCGAGATATCGGGATGCCTCAATTATCGCTGCAGGGCCTTTGTCGGCACCTTTAAGCCATGTGCTGGTTTTGTCAAAAGGAATAGGTAGTATGACTGTAGAGGCCTGCGCATAATCAGTATTATTGTTGGGTAATCCACAGAAACTAAATGGATGTTTTGGCATTTCAGTCTATGATAAACACTGCTGACGCTAATACTGTGGTCCAGAGACCGTCTTTATTTCCCTCCGAGGACTGGCAAATATGTTTTGTTTTGAATATATTACCGCTCGCTCTATAAAACTGCTTGCGCTCATCCCATGCCTGGTTCGGATCAAAAGGAATGTCAAGTGTCGTTGCAAGCATTGTAGCCGCGAGATCTTCTGCGTATTCCCCTGAAACAATGGCTTTTTCACCGAAAGCATGATGTTCAGAAATATAACCGTAGTTGGTGAAATCCTTCGGCATGGCAAAACCAACTGATGCAGAAATAAGGCGGTTCGGTTCATTTGTCTCATTTCGAGACATTACGCAATAAGTAATTTGACCGGGATTGAGAAGTTTTAGACCGGCAACCTTTGAAAGAATCTTGCACCCAGGCGGGAATATGCTTGATACATAAACAAGATTACACTTCTCAATGCCCGCATTTCTTAATGCAACCTCGAAGGATGATAGTTTGTCTTTATGGACACCCACTCCTTTCGTAAAAAAAACTTTTTTTGGGGTCATTTTTGCATCCTCCAATCCAATCTAATTCCACAGGACTACGCCGGCGAATACAGCACCGATAGTGACAACTTTATATGTGATTTCTTTGCCTAATAAATCCATTTGACCCCTCTTCATCTCATCGGTTAATACGTGTCTTCCTAATGTTTTCACTCCATGGCCCTCCTTATGATTTTTTTTACCCCAAAGGGCACTAAAAATTAGGAGGCGAAGATACCCACAGAACAAAGGTCTTGTTCTTTCGCCTGTTTACTATATAATGCTTTTTTGTTGCTTCAAAATA
This genomic interval from Pseudomonadota bacterium contains the following:
- a CDS encoding saccharopine dehydrogenase family protein, which gives rise to MNNIRNRGRIMIIGAGGIATVAAHKCAQIPEVFTEILVGSRTLSKCEAIKKDINERYGRDIQIAQVDADNVSELTDLINRFQPDLVLNLALPYQDLHIMDVCLATGVHYIDTANYEPLDEAHFEYSWQWAYQEKFRQKGIMAVLGSGFDPGVTNVFTAYAQKHFFDEIHYLDILDCNAGTHGHVFATNFNPEINIREVTQVVRHWEKGKWIETPSIIEEGSVHFGFDYPVAGAKESYLLYHEELESLVLNIKGLKSARFWMTFSDNYLNHLRVLRNVGMTRIDEVDYEGHKIVPVRFLKALLPEPASLGTKYTGKTVIGNIMTGKKDGKTITRYIYNVCDHEEAFKETGTQAIAYTTGVPAMIGAMMMLTGVWQGAGVYNIEQLDPDKFMDALNKYGLSWQVVEHAALPDKV
- the speB gene encoding agmatinase; the protein is MPKHPFSFCGLPNNNTDYAQASTVILPIPFDKTSTWLKGADKGPAAIIEASRYLELYDIETDSEVFRKGIFTAKPIHSASSSVLIEKTDSAVASYLKDNKLVVTLGGEHSVSIGVIKSYAKYYKDLSILHLDAHADSRDSYQGTRYNHACVITRVREFTKNIVSVGIRSMDVSELSGVDNKKIFLAHKIHDSDKWINNAVSLLTDSVYITIDLDVFDPGIMPSTGTPEPGGLGWYQVMKLLFAVSKSKRIVGFDVVELCPSNSKAPDFLAAKLIYTLLSYIDVDKPRHAETPSC
- a CDS encoding arginine decarboxylase, pyruvoyl-dependent is translated as MTPKKVFFTKGVGVHKDKLSSFEVALRNAGIEKCNLVYVSSIFPPGCKILSKVAGLKLLNPGQITYCVMSRNETNEPNRLISASVGFAMPKDFTNYGYISEHHAFGEKAIVSGEYAEDLAATMLATTLDIPFDPNQAWDERKQFYRASGNIFKTKHICQSSEGNKDGLWTTVLASAVFIID